The Flavobacterium psychrotrophum region CCATATAACGAACCTGTACTGATGATGTATGCGTACGCAAAAGCACATCAGGGTTAGTCTGGATAAAAAAGGTATCCTGCATATCGCGTGCCGGGTGGTACTCCGGCAGGTTAAGCGCGGTAAAGTTGTGCCAGTCGTCTTCAATCTCAGGACCTTCACTTACGTTAAAGCCTATGTTACTAAATATATCAATAACCTGGTTCTTAACAATAGATATTGGGTGGCGTGATCCCACAGTAAAAGGTTCGCCGGGACGCGAAAGGTCGCCATACAGCCCTTTAGCTTCTTCCTTGCTCTCAAAGTGCTGCTGAATTTCGGCAACTTTGCCTTCAGCGGCTTTTTTAAGGTTGTTTATTACCTGTCCAAATTCTTTTTTCTGGTCAACTGCTACGTTCTTAAACTCGGCAAAAAAGTCGTTAAGCAGTCCTTTTTTACCTAAAAATTTAATCCTGAATGCCTCAAGCTCTTCTTTGGTCTGTGCCCTGAAGGCTTCGGCTTCGGTTATGTAGTCTTTAATCTTATCTATCATTTCTTACTAACAAAGGTGTGCAAATTTAGGCATTTTATAATTGCCGTGCCACCCTATTAGCCGGTATTATTTTCTTAAAATTATTATAAAATAAAAATCCGGTGTTCTATAATCTCTTAAAAAGCACCCAATGTTAAAACCCTGCCCTCTTGTTTTAACCCCACCTTAACCCGCTATTAACACACCTTACACTTTACTTTGCTGCAACAAATACGAAACCATTAATTAAAATTGTATCATGAAAAAAGTTCAGATTTTACCCTTAGCCGCCTTTGCAATTATGTCAATGGCATCTTGTAGCGACGACGACAGCAACAGTGCAAACAATGGCAACCAACCAGGGCAGGTAACTGCCGAAGCAAACATTGAAGAGGCCGGAGACTACAACTTTAGCAGTAACGCAAAACAAATTCAGCTTAATGGTACATCAGCCACATCTGATGATACTACCGTTACCACTAACGAAGGCTCTAAAATTACCATTACACAGGCAGGCACCTACCATGTAAGCGGTAACCTTACAGATGGACAGCTTGTAGTAGATGCAGACCAGGAAGACCGTGTACAAATTATTTTAGACAATGTATCTATTGCCAGTAGCGGAAGTGCAGCAATTGACATTAAAAATGCAGATAAAGTAGTTATCAATGTAAAAGCGGGTACTACTAATACTATTGCAGACCGTAATGGCAACAACCAGGACAGCGCCATTTTTAGCCGTACAAAACTGAGCATTTTTGGCACAGGTACGCTAAATGTAAACGGTAACGACAATGCGGCGATAAGCAGCCAGGGTGGTATTATACTGAAAGAAAGCACCTTTAACTTTACTGCTAATGAAGATGCAGTTAAAACTGACCATAACATTATTGTATACAGTGGTAGCCTTAATATAGATGCCGATGGCGACGGTTTTAATGCCGAAGAAGACATTACTATTAATAACGGTACCATAAACATTACACAAAGTGAAGATGGCTTTGATGCCAGTGCCGTAAACATTTTAGATGGTAACATCAGGATTGTAGCAAAAGAGGATGGTATAAGCGTAGATGGAGAACACACTAACGCTTCAACTGAGCTTATTGTAAGAGATGGTTACCTGTACATAAATGCAGGCGGAAACGGTTTTGATGCAGATGGCTCTATAACTATTGAGGATGGTACCGTAATTATTGACGGACCAACATCTAATGATAATGTTGCCGTTAGCTATTCTTCAAACTTCAACATCAACGGTGGCTACTTTATAGCTGTAAATGGCAGTAGCAATATAGATGCACCAAGCAACAGTTCTGCACAAAACAGCGTACTTGTTAAGTTTGACGCTACACAAAGTGCTAACACACTTGTTCACCTGCAAACAACACTGGGTGCAAACATTACTACTTTCCGCCCTTCTAAAAGCTTTAAAACACTTTTAGTATCATCGGCCAGCATAAGCGATAACGGCAGCTTTCAGCTATATACCGGCGGCACCGTTACCGGCGATGTACTCGATGGGCTATACGACTTTATCAGCTACGTAGGTGGTGCATTACAGGCTACATTTACTGTATCAGGATCTGTTACTACAGTAAATACTACACAGTCATAAATAAAAGCAAAACCCCAAAATAAGATCCGCACCAATTGGTGCGGTTTTTTATTTTATAAGGCCTTTTTCTAAAAAGTAATCTACAATAGCGCCTTTCATCAGTATGCTTTGCTCTCCTGCTTTTAATGCAGGAAGTTCTTCTTTTACTGTGTAATGTGGCCAGCCTTCTTCGTCAAAACGTTCAAATTCATAGTAACCAAAGGGCTCAAGCAAACGGCAAATGGCTATGTGCATAAGGTCTACCTTTTGATCTTTTTTAAATTTTCGGTTAAACTGCCCCAGTTCCTGTACCCCTATGAGGTAAATAATAGCATCAAGGTCAAGCATATCACCGTCTGCAAAACGGTTGCTTAATATATTTACAAGCTGTTCCCAGCGTTCTTTCAGTTGTTCGTCTCTCGACATAATATCTCTTTCGGTTAAGCGACAAAGATAGCGAGTTGAAATTTAATAGCAGGGCATTCCTTTCATACTCCTTTAAATGAAATAATTTTACAGCAAGATTACTGTTTTAGGACTGGCAAATTGTATAGGAACTCCGCATTTGATATACGGAATTAAACAGCGCAAACTATTAAAAACAAATGGGATACCTTTATGGGTATTGTACAACTTACTTCCTTTACTTCTTTACAATAATAAAATTGCTCCTTCGGTTAAGCTGGTGTTCTTCTTCGGTACAATCAGCACCATTACCACATTTGTTTAGCAACTGTGTTTCGCCATAACCCTTTACACTTTCTATGCGCTTAGGGTCTATACCTTTGCTTATGATATAACTGTAGGTACTTTTGGCACGGTCATCGCTCAGGCGCAGGTTGTAGTCGTCTTTGCCGCGGCTGTCGGTATGCGATTCTATTTTGATAACCACATTAGGGAAATGTTCCATTACATACACCACCTTATCCAGTTCTTTAGCTGCCCGTGGGGTTATGTAATATTGGTCAAAATCAAAATATATGGGGTTGATGTCTATCATTTCAACATTTTCCTTATCCTTTACCACAAAATCTGTAAATGCCTTAAGCTGGAAGTCAAGCTTTAGCGGATTATTATCTACAGGCTTTTTCTCGGTGGTAAAGTCAGGTTTGGTTACAGTAATAACTGCAAGTCCATCACAAGGCAGTGTAATTTCATAAAGACCATCTGCACCAGACTGCACTGTTTTTATTGTTGCTCCATCAGCATCTGTAGCGGTAATCAAAGCTGCTGATATAGGGCTATTACCATTACTGTTAGCTA contains the following coding sequences:
- the pheS gene encoding phenylalanine--tRNA ligase subunit alpha: MIDKIKDYITEAEAFRAQTKEELEAFRIKFLGKKGLLNDFFAEFKNVAVDQKKEFGQVINNLKKAAEGKVAEIQQHFESKEEAKGLYGDLSRPGEPFTVGSRHPISIVKNQVIDIFSNIGFNVSEGPEIEDDWHNFTALNLPEYHPARDMQDTFFIQTNPDVLLRTHTSSVQVRYMEENKPPIRTISPGRVFRNEAISSRSHCIFHQVEGLYIDKDVSFADLKQTLLYFTKEMFGKSKIRLRPSYFPFTEPSAEVDIYWGLKTETDYRITKGTGWLEIMGCGMVDPNVLKNCNIDPAKYNGFAFGMGIERMAMLLYQISDIRMFYENDVRFLEQFKSSI
- a CDS encoding carbohydrate-binding domain-containing protein, with protein sequence MKKVQILPLAAFAIMSMASCSDDDSNSANNGNQPGQVTAEANIEEAGDYNFSSNAKQIQLNGTSATSDDTTVTTNEGSKITITQAGTYHVSGNLTDGQLVVDADQEDRVQIILDNVSIASSGSAAIDIKNADKVVINVKAGTTNTIADRNGNNQDSAIFSRTKLSIFGTGTLNVNGNDNAAISSQGGIILKESTFNFTANEDAVKTDHNIIVYSGSLNIDADGDGFNAEEDITINNGTINITQSEDGFDASAVNILDGNIRIVAKEDGISVDGEHTNASTELIVRDGYLYINAGGNGFDADGSITIEDGTVIIDGPTSNDNVAVSYSSNFNINGGYFIAVNGSSNIDAPSNSSAQNSVLVKFDATQSANTLVHLQTTLGANITTFRPSKSFKTLLVSSASISDNGSFQLYTGGTVTGDVLDGLYDFISYVGGALQATFTVSGSVTTVNTTQS